From a single Bacillota bacterium genomic region:
- a CDS encoding ZIP family metal transporter yields MFEILSYGVLAGLATTLGALIVVLFGRPGDRTIAAFLGLAAGVMLAVVGFDLLPSAFFNGGWCETLLGFGCGVMLIWCLDQVITLTMATVTPSRVSMIKIGYLIAIGIAIHDLPEGIAIAVGYAATERLGLAIAVGIGLHNVPEGMATAAPLWMGGLSAPRILAITLLLSLMTPIGTTIGMGLASFVPEFLAFLLALAAGAMSYLVKVELWPEARQRHFPLAVLGFTIGVVLIFLLTIYYY; encoded by the coding sequence ATGTTTGAGATTCTAAGTTACGGAGTTCTCGCCGGGTTGGCGACCACGCTGGGGGCCTTAATTGTCGTTCTGTTTGGGCGCCCAGGCGACCGGACAATCGCGGCATTTCTCGGTCTGGCGGCCGGGGTGATGCTGGCGGTAGTTGGCTTTGATCTGTTGCCCTCGGCTTTTTTTAATGGGGGTTGGTGTGAAACCCTGCTTGGATTTGGGTGTGGGGTAATGCTGATCTGGTGTCTGGATCAGGTGATTACTTTGACTATGGCAACGGTCACGCCCAGTCGGGTATCCATGATTAAGATCGGGTACCTAATTGCCATCGGTATCGCCATCCACGATCTGCCGGAAGGGATCGCGATAGCTGTTGGTTATGCTGCCACCGAACGCCTGGGGCTGGCGATCGCTGTGGGGATTGGGTTGCATAATGTCCCTGAAGGGATGGCTACGGCTGCTCCGCTGTGGATGGGGGGCTTATCTGCACCGCGCATTTTGGCAATTACTTTGTTACTAAGCCTGATGACACCAATTGGTACTACCATCGGTATGGGGCTAGCCAGTTTCGTGCCGGAGTTCCTTGCTTTTCTGTTGGCACTAGCAGCGGGGGCGATGTCGTATTTGGTCAAAGTCGAGTTATGGCCCGAGGCCAGGCAGCGGCATTTCCCACTGGCTGTACTGGGATTTACCATTGGCGTGGTTTTAATCTTTTTGCTGACCATTTATTATTATTAA
- a CDS encoding aminotransferase class III-fold pyridoxal phosphate-dependent enzyme, protein MDGSRDILNPTLFKILQSFKLDKEYVRGQGHYLYDREGRSYLDFIAQYGAVPFGYNHPEIWAAVQEFAEAQGPSLVQPSVPPWAVKLANMLATVAPGELTYCTLSQSGAEAVEAAIKLARSATRRPVILSTYKSFHGKTLGALSATGREVYQKPFYAPAPGFAYIPYNDLQALEDTLKKRQEEIAAFIIEPVQGEGGVVVPAPGYLKGAEEICHRHGVLLILDEIQTGLGRTGYLFAAEKEKVQPDIMLLSKALGGGLVPIGACLSTPAVWNEEFGSKHSSTFANNNFTCAVAIRALEMLLRNNRQLVCQVALRGEYLKQKLGELQKRWPGVIKEVRGEGLLVGLEFYKIDGSRSYDLSFMCDQGGFSALLAGMLLNVFGIRCAPFLNNPMTVRLEPALTIEYAEIDRVVEALDEICAILEHGDYAWLYRYVLGDKRRPENLKDYRHLTRPIVASQVESTEVPTGKFAFLIHYPGTEDLVKNTPAFQQFTEHELEALMAWEAEYPKPGVVCHMPALRSNTGKLVEGWLIGVPYGAHQMMNRPREEVVEVIKEAVDLGRKLGAEVVGLGAYTSVVTRGGLDVLNRGVAITSGNSFTIVTAVEAALLGARKLEIDLANAEAAVVGATGSIGQVAALLLAEKVARLNLIGNQNKRVSSTRRLERLAEQIIRHCWNKALLSGQEELIGLPKWLFLTLNRLKSRSDEMSTALADEVVKAMAAQERTEDGTLLKLWTRVARVLGDNLPLVVTVDLEVGLSNADIVITATNATQTLINPPYLKSGAVVCDVARPPDVSKQVSQERDDVLILEGGLVELPEPVAFGQNLGYRNGLTLACLSETIMLCMEGEKRDFSVGHRIPLEHVEYLRVLANKHGFRVAELRTQLGEVTEADFARVREKSKQRRMNEHLRSNKI, encoded by the coding sequence TTGGACGGTTCACGCGACATATTAAATCCAACCCTATTTAAAATCCTGCAGTCGTTTAAATTGGACAAAGAATACGTCCGCGGTCAGGGACACTACCTCTACGACCGTGAGGGGAGGTCGTATCTGGATTTTATCGCTCAGTATGGGGCTGTGCCGTTTGGATATAATCACCCGGAGATTTGGGCGGCGGTTCAGGAGTTTGCCGAAGCTCAGGGTCCCAGCCTGGTGCAGCCGTCAGTACCACCGTGGGCGGTAAAGCTGGCGAATATGCTGGCGACTGTTGCCCCAGGTGAATTAACCTATTGTACCTTGAGCCAGAGCGGCGCCGAAGCGGTAGAAGCAGCGATTAAATTGGCGCGTTCCGCTACCAGGCGCCCCGTGATCCTTTCAACATACAAAAGCTTTCACGGTAAAACCCTGGGGGCCCTATCAGCCACTGGCCGAGAGGTTTACCAAAAACCGTTTTATGCTCCTGCCCCTGGATTTGCCTACATACCGTATAATGACCTGCAAGCCCTGGAAGACACCTTAAAAAAGCGCCAGGAGGAAATCGCCGCTTTCATCATCGAACCAGTCCAAGGTGAAGGCGGCGTAGTGGTGCCAGCACCAGGATACCTGAAAGGTGCGGAGGAGATCTGTCACCGTCACGGCGTCTTGCTGATCCTTGACGAAATCCAGACTGGCCTGGGCCGGACAGGGTATCTTTTTGCCGCAGAAAAGGAAAAGGTCCAGCCTGATATTATGCTCCTTTCTAAAGCCCTGGGAGGCGGCCTGGTGCCGATCGGGGCCTGTCTCAGCACGCCGGCGGTCTGGAATGAAGAGTTTGGCTCTAAACACAGTTCAACATTTGCCAACAACAACTTTACCTGTGCTGTCGCCATCAGGGCCCTGGAAATGCTCCTGCGTAATAATCGACAGCTTGTCTGTCAGGTGGCTCTGCGGGGTGAATACCTGAAACAAAAACTGGGCGAACTGCAGAAGCGGTGGCCAGGAGTAATCAAAGAGGTCCGGGGTGAAGGGCTCCTGGTTGGGTTAGAGTTTTATAAAATTGATGGTTCGCGTTCTTATGACCTGAGTTTTATGTGCGACCAGGGTGGGTTTTCTGCCCTGTTGGCCGGGATGCTGCTGAATGTTTTCGGGATCAGGTGTGCTCCTTTCCTGAACAATCCTATGACCGTGAGATTGGAGCCAGCCCTGACGATTGAGTATGCTGAGATTGACCGGGTGGTCGAGGCGTTGGACGAAATCTGTGCGATTCTGGAACACGGCGATTACGCCTGGTTATATCGATATGTCCTTGGGGATAAGCGCCGACCAGAGAACCTTAAAGATTATCGGCATCTTACCCGTCCGATTGTTGCTTCCCAGGTTGAATCGACAGAAGTCCCGACAGGGAAGTTCGCATTTCTAATTCATTACCCGGGTACGGAAGACCTGGTGAAGAACACGCCCGCTTTCCAGCAGTTTACGGAACATGAACTGGAAGCGCTAATGGCTTGGGAAGCCGAATACCCAAAACCGGGCGTAGTCTGTCATATGCCCGCGCTCCGCTCTAATACTGGAAAACTGGTGGAGGGGTGGTTAATCGGTGTGCCATATGGGGCCCACCAGATGATGAACCGTCCGCGGGAAGAAGTTGTGGAAGTGATCAAAGAAGCGGTTGATCTGGGACGAAAGCTAGGCGCAGAGGTAGTTGGTCTGGGAGCCTATACCTCGGTGGTAACCCGGGGTGGACTGGATGTATTAAATCGGGGCGTGGCGATTACTTCCGGGAACAGCTTCACCATTGTTACTGCTGTAGAGGCTGCCCTGCTGGGGGCGAGAAAACTGGAAATTGATTTAGCCAATGCTGAAGCCGCAGTTGTTGGAGCAACCGGTTCCATTGGTCAGGTGGCGGCCTTGCTTCTGGCAGAAAAGGTGGCCAGGTTGAATCTTATTGGTAATCAGAATAAGCGGGTCAGCAGTACGCGTCGGTTGGAAAGGTTGGCTGAACAGATCATTAGACACTGCTGGAATAAGGCGCTGCTTTCAGGGCAGGAGGAGTTGATTGGACTGCCGAAATGGTTGTTCCTCACATTAAACAGGTTAAAATCCCGTTCGGATGAAATGTCCACAGCCCTGGCGGATGAGGTTGTGAAAGCCATGGCGGCGCAAGAGAGGACCGAGGACGGTACCCTATTAAAACTGTGGACCCGGGTCGCCCGGGTGTTGGGGGATAATTTGCCGCTGGTCGTTACGGTGGACCTGGAAGTGGGCCTCAGCAATGCTGATATCGTTATTACGGCAACTAATGCCACTCAAACTCTAATCAACCCCCCTTATTTAAAATCAGGTGCGGTGGTCTGTGATGTTGCCCGGCCCCCTGATGTTTCCAAACAGGTGAGCCAGGAACGAGATGACGTCTTGATCCTGGAGGGAGGTTTAGTCGAACTCCCTGAGCCCGTAGCCTTCGGCCAGAATCTGGGTTACCGGAATGGCTTAACCTTGGCCTGCCTTTCCGAGACCATCATGTTGTGTATGGAAGGAGAAAAACGAGACTTTAGCGTTGGTCACCGCATTCCGTTAGAACACGTGGAATACCTACGGGTCTTGGCCAATAAACACGGTTTTCGGGTTGCTGAGCTGCGGACCCAATTGGGTGAGGTCACAGAGGCTGATTTTGCCCGCGTTAGAGAAAAGTCGAAGCAGCGGAGGATGAATGAACACTTGAGGAGTAACAAGATATAG
- a CDS encoding TIGR04086 family membrane protein, with amino-acid sequence MLRIFSPVINGFMKGIMLAIVLSLISALTLHFTSLSESTLPGLALAILLFSVFMGGWWAARQAGSHGLLNGTKVAFLFIVLSLIITIVFLPGHFTWLGCLFKLLPVLLVGAAGGMLGVATRN; translated from the coding sequence TTGCTCCGTATATTTAGCCCGGTCATAAACGGATTCATGAAAGGAATCATGCTGGCAATTGTCCTAAGTCTAATCAGTGCTCTCACCCTCCATTTTACCTCGCTTTCCGAATCAACTTTACCCGGCCTCGCTTTAGCCATCTTGCTCTTTAGTGTTTTTATGGGCGGATGGTGGGCTGCACGCCAGGCCGGCTCACACGGATTGCTCAATGGGACCAAGGTTGCCTTTCTCTTTATCGTCTTATCCCTGATCATCACCATCGTTTTTCTACCTGGCCACTTTACCTGGTTGGGCTGTCTGTTTAAACTGTTGCCAGTTCTTTTGGTTGGCGCAGCAGGAGGAATGCTCGGAGTCGCCACAAGGAACTAA
- a CDS encoding TrkA family potassium uptake protein has translation MAATWSTHCAGKENHSSTSKGLNPRLTVVARVERLESQQKLQRAGADKVISPALYGGYRMASAMLKPASVKFVETLMQNRHMDIELEEIVLAPTSPLVGQSLRQTQIRTEAGITVVAIIRGDDVIINPGADEVLQAGDQMIVLGQRSSLPRLEELAGNRRAVT, from the coding sequence TTGGCCGCCACGTGGTCGACGCATTGCGCCGGGAAGGAGAATCATTCGTCGACCAGCAAGGGGCTTAATCCCCGGCTCACAGTCGTTGCGCGCGTCGAGCGTTTGGAGTCACAGCAAAAACTGCAACGGGCCGGAGCCGATAAAGTCATTTCCCCTGCCTTGTACGGCGGATATCGGATGGCTAGCGCCATGCTCAAACCGGCTAGTGTTAAGTTTGTGGAAACCCTCATGCAAAACAGGCACATGGACATCGAGCTGGAAGAGATCGTCCTGGCACCAACATCTCCACTGGTGGGACAAAGTCTTCGCCAAACGCAAATTCGAACAGAAGCGGGAATCACAGTCGTGGCAATAATTAGAGGAGACGACGTGATCATCAACCCGGGGGCTGATGAAGTCTTGCAGGCCGGCGACCAAATGATCGTCCTCGGCCAACGCAGTTCTCTGCCCCGCCTGGAAGAACTGGCAGGAAACCGTCGTGCTGTGACTTAG
- the pssA gene encoding CDP-diacylglycerol--serine O-phosphatidyltransferase → MGGQAMRTKVIPNAFTLTNLLLGFISLIYTMNSQYHLAAIMILVSMILDGMDGKIARRLDVSSPFGKELDSLADLVSFGVAPAILAYAAALQQDLGVVGLMIAILFALCGAVRLARFNVLNITTHFVGVPITFAGSLMAAVILMSQRLPWLPFWFVAVVMISMAGLMVSKIKVPKY, encoded by the coding sequence ATTGGAGGGCAGGCGATGAGGACGAAAGTTATCCCCAATGCGTTTACCCTGACAAACTTGCTCCTTGGATTTATTTCTCTAATCTACACCATGAATTCACAGTACCACCTGGCAGCGATTATGATTCTCGTGTCAATGATCTTGGACGGTATGGACGGCAAGATCGCGCGTCGACTCGACGTCAGTTCACCCTTTGGTAAAGAGTTAGATTCCCTGGCAGACTTAGTCTCCTTTGGCGTAGCCCCGGCAATTCTGGCTTACGCGGCGGCCCTGCAGCAGGATTTAGGGGTGGTCGGCCTGATGATCGCGATCCTGTTTGCTCTGTGTGGGGCGGTTCGTTTGGCTCGTTTCAATGTCCTGAACATTACTACCCATTTTGTCGGTGTGCCAATTACTTTCGCCGGTAGTTTAATGGCGGCAGTCATTTTGATGAGTCAGCGACTACCGTGGCTACCGTTTTGGTTCGTGGCGGTGGTCATGATCTCGATGGCCGGTCTAATGGTCAGTAAAATCAAGGTCCCGAAGTATTAA
- a CDS encoding DEAD/DEAH box helicase family protein — MLGGKLFCCLDLETTGVFPQYDEIIEIGAVRLEEGRLTERFSTLVKPSRQIPAHITRLTGITNLLVADAPSFAEVIPDLLDFIGEAVIIGHQVSFDLSFLTKHLGYPLPNPTIDTLELARLVWPALRNYKLQTLAGHLGLCIAASHRALVDAEMAGEVFLAGMRALQAWEYGLLQKITRLGQDCPWTLSRLLVELEAERRRNFMVGRWQHKQVFLSVRSEEVGLFERREARARVEADPAEPLDPDQLAKLLEPNGLLSQRPNYEFRPEQVRMLRQIVAAFNEEKFLVIEAGTGTGKSLAYLLPAIYQATLARTKVVVSTHTITLQEQLWAKDLPFLQSVLPIKFSAAMVKGRSNYVCLRRWFELEENLLGSSPEERKNVLRLMSWLAQTRTGDRAELLLSQDELDTWQLIAAEKDACLGSKCPWFKHYCFVMRARRQADQADILVVNHSLLLTDLKADSQVLPAYEYLIVDEAHHLEEAATENLGVSVGFSELINFCSSLSRSERVGNPGWLHNVRQRLSRLPVTLDRSDRATLDKLIDRAITVVSSVRTAAQEFFNLLAGIARERLEHDEMSNYLTWRIRPTERKTDWYQAWLGMLNNLDFQIASLVDALRQLRRFLEGLPGAGDSLVGEIWDIQGQLTFLDEYRQSLVSIVTGEDCGVVNWVELEEKEDWTNCWLRSAPIEVGDLLNQYLFCRLKSAVFTSATLTVDKKFDHFLDNLGLTLLPSERLITGQIESPFHYDQQVLLCIPRDLPNPAEVDDEEFAEAVVPFLSELLTLTEGRTIVLFTSHRMLRNVYSQLKPILEARNIILLGHNIDGNQSRLVEELRQVPRTVVFGASSLWEGVDIQGENLSCVVIVKLPFWPPSIPRVEARLEVLAEKARNGFLHFTVPQAVIRLKQGFGRLIRSAKDRGTVVILDKRLIEKRYGRIFLNSLPIQTHIRGESAFILRKVKDWFAPDELADYTQLKK; from the coding sequence ATGCTGGGTGGGAAACTTTTTTGCTGCTTGGACCTGGAAACTACGGGTGTATTTCCTCAATATGATGAGATTATCGAGATAGGGGCGGTCCGGCTGGAAGAAGGTCGGCTGACTGAGCGGTTTTCCACCCTGGTTAAACCGAGTCGACAGATCCCTGCACATATTACCCGCCTGACTGGTATCACTAACCTTCTGGTTGCTGATGCTCCCAGCTTCGCTGAGGTTATCCCTGACTTATTGGATTTCATTGGTGAGGCAGTGATTATTGGCCACCAGGTTTCTTTCGACCTGAGTTTCTTGACAAAGCATTTGGGATATCCCCTGCCAAACCCTACTATTGATACCCTTGAACTGGCCCGCTTAGTGTGGCCAGCTTTACGAAACTATAAGCTGCAGACACTGGCGGGACACCTGGGGCTGTGCATTGCGGCTTCACACCGGGCTCTGGTAGATGCCGAAATGGCTGGCGAGGTGTTTCTGGCCGGGATGAGAGCCCTGCAGGCATGGGAATACGGTTTGCTGCAGAAAATTACTCGCCTGGGCCAGGATTGCCCCTGGACGCTGAGCCGTTTGTTGGTCGAACTGGAGGCTGAACGTCGACGAAATTTCATGGTCGGGCGGTGGCAGCACAAGCAGGTTTTTTTATCCGTCCGGTCAGAGGAAGTGGGACTGTTTGAGCGGCGGGAAGCACGGGCCCGGGTGGAGGCAGACCCGGCTGAACCACTTGACCCTGACCAACTGGCCAAACTCCTGGAACCAAATGGTCTGTTGAGTCAACGCCCGAATTATGAATTCAGGCCGGAACAGGTGCGCATGCTGCGGCAGATTGTCGCTGCCTTTAATGAAGAAAAGTTTTTGGTCATTGAAGCTGGGACAGGAACTGGCAAATCGCTGGCTTACCTGCTGCCGGCGATTTACCAGGCGACGTTAGCGCGAACAAAGGTTGTGGTTTCGACCCACACGATTACCTTACAGGAACAGCTCTGGGCCAAAGATTTGCCGTTTCTGCAATCTGTTCTTCCTATAAAATTCAGCGCGGCGATGGTCAAAGGCCGGAGCAATTACGTTTGCCTCCGGCGTTGGTTTGAATTGGAAGAAAACCTGTTGGGTAGTTCACCTGAGGAAAGGAAAAACGTTCTCCGGTTGATGAGTTGGTTGGCCCAGACCAGGACAGGTGATCGTGCTGAATTATTGCTCAGTCAGGACGAACTTGATACCTGGCAGCTGATCGCGGCCGAAAAAGATGCCTGTCTGGGTAGCAAGTGCCCTTGGTTTAAACACTACTGCTTCGTGATGCGTGCCCGCCGGCAGGCGGATCAAGCAGATATTCTGGTCGTCAACCATTCGTTGCTGCTGACAGACCTCAAAGCTGACAGTCAGGTTCTGCCAGCATATGAATACCTGATTGTTGATGAGGCCCACCACCTGGAAGAGGCAGCCACGGAAAACCTGGGGGTGAGCGTCGGTTTTAGTGAACTCATAAATTTCTGTAGCAGTCTGAGCCGCAGCGAGCGTGTGGGCAACCCCGGCTGGCTCCACAATGTGCGCCAACGGCTTAGTCGTCTGCCAGTTACTTTGGACCGTAGTGATCGGGCGACACTGGATAAATTGATTGACCGGGCCATCACGGTTGTTAGTTCGGTACGGACAGCTGCTCAGGAATTCTTTAACCTGCTCGCCGGGATAGCGCGCGAGCGGCTGGAGCATGATGAAATGAGCAATTACCTGACCTGGCGGATCCGGCCGACGGAGCGAAAGACTGATTGGTATCAGGCGTGGCTGGGCATGCTTAACAATCTTGATTTTCAGATCGCTTCCCTGGTTGACGCTCTGCGGCAGTTGCGTCGGTTCCTGGAGGGGTTGCCCGGGGCTGGCGATTCATTGGTTGGCGAGATCTGGGATATTCAGGGACAGTTGACCTTCCTGGACGAGTACCGCCAGAGTCTTGTCTCCATTGTCACCGGCGAAGACTGCGGAGTTGTTAACTGGGTAGAACTAGAAGAAAAAGAGGATTGGACGAACTGCTGGCTGCGATCGGCACCGATCGAGGTGGGTGATTTACTTAACCAGTATCTTTTTTGCCGTTTGAAATCAGCGGTATTTACCTCAGCCACCTTGACGGTTGACAAGAAGTTTGACCACTTTTTAGATAATCTCGGTTTGACGCTGTTACCGTCGGAGCGGCTGATTACTGGTCAAATCGAGTCGCCATTTCATTACGATCAACAAGTCTTGCTCTGTATACCCCGGGATTTACCCAACCCAGCTGAAGTGGATGACGAGGAATTTGCTGAGGCAGTGGTGCCCTTTTTGAGTGAACTGCTTACCCTGACAGAGGGACGAACGATTGTTTTGTTTACTTCACACCGGATGTTAAGAAATGTCTACAGTCAGCTCAAGCCCATCCTGGAGGCGCGGAACATTATCTTATTAGGGCACAATATCGATGGCAACCAATCAAGACTGGTCGAAGAACTTCGCCAAGTGCCGCGCACGGTGGTGTTTGGGGCGAGCAGTCTCTGGGAGGGAGTAGACATTCAAGGAGAGAACCTGAGTTGTGTGGTGATTGTCAAACTTCCGTTCTGGCCGCCTTCGATCCCACGGGTCGAAGCCCGCTTAGAGGTTCTGGCGGAGAAGGCCAGGAATGGCTTTCTTCATTTTACCGTGCCACAGGCAGTGATCAGGTTAAAACAGGGTTTTGGTCGATTAATTCGCTCGGCTAAAGACCGGGGTACGGTGGTCATCCTGGACAAGCGCTTGATTGAGAAGAGGTATGGGCGGATCTTCCTTAATTCGCTGCCGATCCAGACGCATATTCGCGGAGAAAGCGCATTTATCCTGCGCAAAGTCAAAGATTGGTTTGCCCCTGACGAGCTTGCTGATTATACACAATTAAAAAAATAG
- a CDS encoding PaaI family thioesterase, with product MAKIRTLEKKVPVEIANLGISPELFANIVQNNAESVLYQLLGLNLREVGLGVARLDLKVQQQHINFWQIIHGGVISVLVDAAMGAAVRSFGIQGVTIDLITHYLAPARPGDQVMAEGRVVFKGGKVLIAEADVWQNEEKLIAKARATFFNKGPLLRT from the coding sequence ATGGCGAAAATTAGAACTTTAGAAAAAAAGGTTCCGGTCGAAATAGCTAATTTAGGGATCAGTCCTGAACTCTTTGCCAATATCGTGCAGAATAATGCCGAATCGGTTTTGTATCAATTATTGGGGCTTAACTTACGGGAAGTTGGTTTAGGTGTTGCCAGGCTGGACTTAAAAGTTCAGCAACAGCATATTAATTTTTGGCAGATTATTCACGGTGGGGTGATCAGTGTTCTGGTTGATGCGGCTATGGGGGCTGCAGTGCGTTCATTCGGGATCCAGGGTGTTACCATTGATTTGATTACTCACTATCTGGCCCCAGCCAGACCAGGTGATCAAGTGATGGCGGAAGGCCGGGTCGTATTCAAAGGGGGCAAGGTCCTTATTGCCGAGGCTGATGTTTGGCAAAATGAAGAGAAACTGATCGCCAAAGCCAGAGCGACCTTTTTCAATAAAGGGCCTCTACTGAGAACATGA
- a CDS encoding SLC13/DASS family transporter — protein MASSTIALIIMAVVIILYATEIIPLAVTSVAACLAMAIFKVIPFKDAFAGFGSDTVMLVIGMVVIGNALFETGVAKLIGTTIVRLVGTNEKIFLVTVILVAAAISAFMSNTATVAMFMPVIATVAVSSGGLITKKNTYMALGIAAVAGGMCTLVGSTPQLIAQGILTKTGCRPMGFFELAYGGVPVVLACAVYFFTIGYALQKKVFDFPEKQEVAIAASAATEEAPPNPVKMWISSLTLVGCIIAFVAQIWTVGTIALVGALICVITGCIAEKKAYQTMDWVAVAVLGGALGFADGLDKSGAGKLIADTAIRLLGQDASPWMVFALIVGVATVLTNIMSNTAVTAMLTPIGIFMAKGLGLDPVTVVIGIILGANLSYATPIATTPVTLTLIGGYRFMDYVKVGGLFNILAYLVVIVVVPLFLPLR, from the coding sequence ATGGCTTCTTCTACTATCGCGTTAATCATTATGGCAGTAGTAATCATCTTATATGCCACCGAGATCATTCCATTGGCCGTTACTTCCGTAGCAGCGTGTTTAGCCATGGCTATATTTAAAGTCATTCCGTTTAAGGACGCCTTCGCTGGTTTCGGTAGTGATACTGTTATGTTGGTCATCGGTATGGTGGTCATAGGTAACGCTTTGTTTGAAACTGGGGTAGCCAAACTAATCGGAACAACCATTGTTCGTCTGGTTGGCACAAACGAAAAAATATTCCTTGTCACCGTTATTTTAGTTGCCGCCGCCATTTCAGCATTCATGAGCAACACGGCCACCGTGGCCATGTTCATGCCGGTAATAGCCACAGTAGCCGTCAGCTCAGGCGGCCTGATCACGAAAAAGAACACTTACATGGCCCTGGGAATTGCCGCCGTGGCCGGCGGGATGTGTACCCTGGTTGGCTCCACTCCTCAATTGATCGCCCAGGGAATACTAACAAAAACCGGCTGCCGGCCGATGGGATTTTTTGAACTGGCTTACGGCGGTGTGCCGGTAGTCTTAGCCTGTGCGGTTTACTTTTTCACAATTGGCTACGCCCTGCAGAAAAAAGTCTTTGATTTCCCGGAAAAGCAAGAAGTGGCCATCGCCGCCTCTGCTGCCACAGAAGAAGCTCCACCAAATCCCGTTAAGATGTGGATCTCGTCTTTAACTTTAGTGGGGTGCATTATCGCTTTTGTGGCCCAGATCTGGACGGTAGGCACTATTGCCCTGGTTGGCGCGCTGATTTGCGTAATCACCGGGTGCATTGCCGAAAAAAAGGCTTACCAGACCATGGACTGGGTAGCTGTTGCCGTTCTCGGTGGCGCTTTGGGTTTTGCCGATGGCCTGGACAAGAGCGGCGCGGGTAAGCTGATTGCTGATACCGCCATAAGATTGTTAGGTCAAGATGCTTCTCCCTGGATGGTCTTTGCCCTCATCGTTGGGGTAGCCACTGTCCTGACCAACATCATGTCCAACACCGCGGTGACAGCCATGCTCACCCCGATCGGTATTTTTATGGCAAAAGGGTTGGGCCTTGACCCCGTAACAGTAGTTATTGGCATCATTTTGGGGGCTAATCTGTCCTACGCCACCCCGATTGCCACCACACCGGTCACGCTAACCCTGATCGGTGGGTATCGTTTTATGGACTATGTAAAAGTCGGCGGATTATTTAACATCCTGGCTTATCTCGTAGTTATCGTTGTCGTACCATTGTTCTTACCATTGCGTTAG
- a CDS encoding thiolase family protein, with the protein MREVYIIDGVRTPIAKAGKMSWFANVRVDDLGAACLKALVQRNGIDPAVVEDVVWATCSNAVKEQGSNLGRITVFMAGFPYSVAGCTVDRFCASGIQSIQFAISTMMVGWADCVIAGGAQHMTRVPMGFMADRHPDLGKYIDINAVSMGYTAEIVAREWGISREAQDEFAMWSHQKAWKATQEGKFKREIVPIEADVPQKDETTKRMVVDRDQGIRPETTMESLAKLEPVFMKDEKATVTAGNSSQINDAAAAVLIMTKEKAQELGLKPRLKMLSYAVVGLDPRIMGVGPIYAIPKALARAGLRKEDIDVWEVNEAFASQCVAVQRELDLPKDRLNMWGSGISLGHPLACTGARMTTTLMNIMDDVDAKYGVVSMCVGHGQGVAAVFERIK; encoded by the coding sequence ATGCGAGAAGTTTATATTATTGATGGTGTGCGGACACCGATTGCCAAAGCGGGGAAAATGTCCTGGTTTGCTAACGTCCGGGTTGACGACCTGGGAGCTGCTTGCTTGAAGGCCCTGGTGCAACGGAACGGGATTGACCCGGCGGTTGTTGAAGATGTGGTCTGGGCGACCTGCTCGAACGCGGTAAAAGAACAGGGTTCTAACCTGGGTCGGATAACTGTGTTTATGGCTGGTTTCCCTTATTCAGTCGCTGGCTGTACGGTTGACCGTTTCTGCGCTTCAGGTATTCAGTCCATTCAGTTTGCTATATCCACGATGATGGTCGGCTGGGCTGACTGTGTAATCGCGGGAGGGGCCCAGCACATGACCCGGGTGCCAATGGGCTTTATGGCCGACCGGCACCCTGACCTGGGAAAATATATTGATATCAACGCGGTCAGTATGGGCTATACCGCGGAAATTGTTGCCCGGGAGTGGGGAATTTCGCGGGAGGCCCAGGATGAGTTTGCCATGTGGAGTCATCAGAAGGCCTGGAAGGCTACCCAGGAGGGTAAATTCAAGCGGGAAATCGTTCCCATTGAAGCGGACGTTCCGCAAAAAGATGAGACAACCAAGCGGATGGTCGTCGACCGTGACCAGGGTATCCGGCCTGAAACTACGATGGAATCTCTAGCCAAACTGGAGCCTGTCTTCATGAAAGATGAAAAGGCGACCGTCACAGCCGGTAACTCCAGCCAGATTAACGACGCGGCCGCAGCGGTCCTGATCATGACGAAAGAGAAGGCCCAGGAGTTAGGCCTCAAACCTCGTCTGAAGATGCTATCCTACGCAGTGGTCGGTTTAGACCCCCGGATCATGGGGGTGGGGCCGATTTATGCCATTCCGAAGGCCCTGGCCCGGGCTGGCCTGCGAAAAGAAGATATTGATGTCTGGGAAGTCAACGAAGCGTTCGCTTCGCAGTGTGTGGCGGTTCAACGCGAACTCGACCTGCCTAAAGACCGCCTGAACATGTGGGGAAGCGGTATCTCTCTGGGGCACCCGCTGGCCTGTACGGGAGCTAGAATGACAACTACCCTGATGAATATTATGGATGATGTTGATGCGAAATACGGTGTTGTCTCCATGTGCGTTGGTCACGGCCAGGGGGTAGCCGCGGTTTTCGAACGGATTAAATAA